The Canis lupus dingo isolate Sandy chromosome 8, ASM325472v2, whole genome shotgun sequence genome has a segment encoding these proteins:
- the CTSG gene encoding cathepsin G gives MPLFLFLVAFLLPPGAGAGDIIGGREARPHSRPYMAYLQIRSPNGGSSACGGFLVREDFVLTAAHCWGSRIAVTLGAHDVGRRERVQQRTTARRAIRHPRYNPQTTANDIMLLQLADRMRRTRQVRPVPLPRAQAGVRPGATCTVAGWGLLGLNRRTNKLHEVQLTVQNNSRCSRRFNFFNGQTQICVGNPRAGKSAFLGDSGGPLVCNGVAQGIVSYGDRRGTPPAVFTRISAFMPWVRRTMRRFQQQCQP, from the exons ATGCCACTGTTCCTGTTCCTGGTGGCCTTTCTTCTaccccctggggctggggcag GGGACATCATCGGAGGCCGAGAGGCCAGGCCTCATTCCCGCCCCTACATGGCGTATCTCCAAATCCGGTCTCCAAACGGCGGCTCCAGTGCTTGCGGGGGTTTCCTGGTGAGAGAAGACTTTGTGCTGACCGCAGCTCACTGCTGGGGAAG CCGGATCGCCGTGACCCTGGGAGCCCACGATGTCGGGAGGCGGGAAAGAGTCCAGCAGCGCACCACTGCACGCAGGGCCATCCGACACCCCAGATACAATCCCCAGACCACAGCGAACGACATCATGCTACTGCAG ctggccGACAGAATGAGGCGCACGCGCCAGGTGAGGCCGGTGCCGCTGCCTCGGGCGCAGGCCGGGGTGAGACCCGGGGCCACGTGCACGGTGGCGGGCTGGGGCCTGTTGGGCCTCAACAGGAGAACGAACAAACTCCATGAGGTGCAGCTGACCGTGCAGAACAATTCGAGGTGCTCCCGTCGCTTCAATTTCTTCAACGGCCAAACGCAGATTTGTGTGGGAAACCCAAGGGCCGGGAAGTCCGCCTTCTTG GGCGACTCCGGAGGCCCCCTGGTGTGTAACGGCGTGGCCCAGGGCATTGTCTCCTATGGAGATAGGAGGGGGACTCCTCCAGCAGTCTTCACCAGGATTTCGGCCTTCATGCCCTGGGTAAGGAGAACAATGAGACGCTTCCAACAGCAGTGCCAGCCCTAG
- the LOC112657573 gene encoding granzyme H isoform X2 produces MHPLLLLLALLLPVGAETEKIIGGHEAKPHSRPYMAFVQFLDKDNKKDSKKRCGGVLVHKDFVLTAAHCWGSSIKVTLGAHNIKEQEKTQQVIPVRRAIPHPDYSPKNYSNDIMLLLLERKAKLTAAVKTLPLPRGKARVRPGQVCSVAGWGRISMDTLATTLQEVSLEVQTDWECRSIFRDYYIGATHICVGDPKKMKTGFKGLQVWQERAPHST; encoded by the exons ATGCATCCACTCCTCCTTTTGTTGGCCCTTCTTCTGCCTGTTGGGGCTGAGACAG agaagaTCATCGGGGGCCATGAGGCCAAGCCCCACTCCCGGCCCTACATGGCATTTGTTCAGTTTCTGGATAAGGACAATAAGAAGGACAGTAAGAAGAGGTGTGGTGGTGTCCTCGTGCACAAGGACTTTGTTCTGACGGCTGCTCACTGCTGGGGAAG CTCCATCAAAGTCACCCTGGGCGCCCACAACATCAAGGAACAGGAGAAGACCCAGCAGGTCATCCCCGTGAGAAGAGCCATCCCCCACCCAGACTATAGTCCAAAGAACTACTCCAATGACATCATGTTACTGCTG CTTGAGAGGAAGGCCAAGTTGACTGCGGCTGTGAAGactctccccctgcccaggggCAAGGCCCGGGTGAGGCCAGGACAGGTGTGCAGCGTGGCCGGCTGGGGCCGGATCTCAATGGACACCTTAGCAACCACCCTGCAGGAGGTGTCACTGGAAGTGCAGACAGATTGGGAGTGCAGATCCATCTTCCGCGACTATTATATCGGAGCCACCCATATTTGTGTAGGAGACCCAAAGAAGATGAAGACCGGCTTCAAG gGGCTACAAGTCTGGCAGGAGAGAGCACCCCACAGCACCTGA
- the LOC112657573 gene encoding granzyme H isoform X1, producing MHPLLLLLALLLPVGAETEKIIGGHEAKPHSRPYMAFVQFLDKDNKKDSKKRCGGVLVHKDFVLTAAHCWGSSIKVTLGAHNIKEQEKTQQVIPVRRAIPHPDYSPKNYSNDIMLLLLERKAKLTAAVKTLPLPRGKARVRPGQVCSVAGWGRISMDTLATTLQEVSLEVQTDWECRSIFRDYYIGATHICVGDPKKMKTGFKGDSGGPLVCNNMVQGIFSYGKNDGTPPGVFMKVSHFLPWIKRTIKHL from the exons ATGCATCCACTCCTCCTTTTGTTGGCCCTTCTTCTGCCTGTTGGGGCTGAGACAG agaagaTCATCGGGGGCCATGAGGCCAAGCCCCACTCCCGGCCCTACATGGCATTTGTTCAGTTTCTGGATAAGGACAATAAGAAGGACAGTAAGAAGAGGTGTGGTGGTGTCCTCGTGCACAAGGACTTTGTTCTGACGGCTGCTCACTGCTGGGGAAG CTCCATCAAAGTCACCCTGGGCGCCCACAACATCAAGGAACAGGAGAAGACCCAGCAGGTCATCCCCGTGAGAAGAGCCATCCCCCACCCAGACTATAGTCCAAAGAACTACTCCAATGACATCATGTTACTGCTG CTTGAGAGGAAGGCCAAGTTGACTGCGGCTGTGAAGactctccccctgcccaggggCAAGGCCCGGGTGAGGCCAGGACAGGTGTGCAGCGTGGCCGGCTGGGGCCGGATCTCAATGGACACCTTAGCAACCACCCTGCAGGAGGTGTCACTGGAAGTGCAGACAGATTGGGAGTGCAGATCCATCTTCCGCGACTATTATATCGGAGCCACCCATATTTGTGTAGGAGACCCAAAGAAGATGAAGACCGGCTTCAAG GGGGACTCTGGGGGCCCCCTCGTGTGTAACAACATGGTCCAGGGGATTTTCTCCTATGGAAAAAATGATGGGACACCTCCAGGGGTCTTCATGAAGGTCTCACACTTCCTGCCCTGGATAAAGAGAACAATAAAGCACCTCTAA
- the LOC112657189 gene encoding granzyme B-like: protein MQPLLLLLLLAFCLPSGAKAGEIIGGHEAKPHSRPYMALLQIENPSRQIKCGGFLIQAMFVLTAAHCWGSSIKVTLGAHNIKEQEKTQQVIPVRRAIPHPDYSPKNYSNDIMLLLLERKAKLTAAVKTLPLPRGKARVRPGQVCSVAGWGQIEAKIRRYPDTLQEVSLEVQKDSECEFLLPKYYDSTTQLCVGNPKETKSSFQGDSGGPLVCNNVAQGIVSYGLKNGTPPRAYTKISSFLPWIKKTMKRLHLQEPDYLL from the exons ATGCAGccactcctgctcctgctcctgctggccTTTTGCCTGCCTTCTGGGGCCAAGGCAG GAGAGATCATCGGGGGACATGAGGCCAAGCCCCACTCACGGCCCTATATGGCGTTACTTCAGATTGAAAACCCGAGCAGGCAGATCAAGTGTGGTGGGTTCCTGATACAAGCGATGTTCGTGCTGACAGCCGCTCACTGTTGGGGGAG CTCCATCAAAGTCACCCTGGGCGCTCACAACATCAAGGAACAGGAGAAGACCCAGCAGGTCATCCCCGTGAGAAGAGCCATCCCCCACCCAGACTATAGTCCAAAGAACTACTCCAATGACATCATGTTACTGCTG CTTGAGAGGAAGGCCAAGTTGACTGCGGCTGTGAAGactctccccctgcccaggggCAAGGCCCGGGTGAGGCCAGGACAGGTGTGCAGCGTGGCCGGCTGGGGGCAGATTGAGGCCAAGATACGCAGGTACCCAGACACTCTGCAGGAGGTGTCACTGGAAGTGCAGAAGGATTCAGAGTGCGAATTCCTCTTACCCAAGTATTATGACAGCACCACTCAGCTGTGCGTGGGGAATCCAAAGGAAACCAAGTCTTCCTTTCAG GGAGATTCTGGGGGCCCTCTCGTGTGTAACAATGTGGCTCAAGGCATTGTCTCCTATGGACTAAAAAATGGGACACCTCCCCGGGCCTACACCAAAATCTCAAGTTTCCTGCCCTGGATAAAGAAAACCATGAAGAGGCTCCACCTGCAGGAACCAGACTATCTGCTCTAG